One Rubripirellula amarantea DNA segment encodes these proteins:
- a CDS encoding N-formylglutamate amidohydrolase, producing the protein MSRKLASRQDRVFVVTCEHAGNDVPMAYSSVFASPQAQKLLSSHRGYDPGAVAAARQIADRLGCDLDSCQVTRLLVDLNRSIENPELLSKFSRRLPASQQQQVLQQYYYPYRNRVRDTIAAAISVGSLLVHLSVHTFTPRMKGNWRPIDVGLLFDPSRPGETNFCESWRLGMLKVRPRLRVVNNQPYAGTDDGFTTALRRQFCESEYFGIEIEISNRFFKRDPIQQHSIVASLLDQIPSDGR; encoded by the coding sequence GTGAGCCGTAAGCTCGCGAGCCGCCAAGATCGCGTATTTGTCGTGACTTGCGAGCATGCAGGCAACGATGTGCCGATGGCGTATTCGTCGGTGTTTGCGTCACCGCAAGCTCAAAAACTACTCTCAAGTCATCGTGGCTACGATCCAGGTGCGGTAGCGGCCGCCCGCCAGATTGCCGATCGCCTGGGTTGCGATCTTGATTCTTGCCAAGTGACTCGCTTACTCGTAGATCTCAACCGTTCGATTGAGAATCCCGAGCTGCTTTCAAAGTTCTCGCGACGTTTGCCAGCATCTCAGCAGCAACAAGTACTTCAGCAGTACTACTATCCCTACCGCAATCGCGTGCGTGATACGATTGCGGCGGCAATTTCAGTTGGAAGTCTTTTGGTCCACTTGTCCGTGCACACGTTTACCCCACGAATGAAAGGCAATTGGCGACCGATCGACGTGGGGTTGTTGTTTGATCCATCACGACCCGGCGAAACTAATTTTTGCGAAAGTTGGCGATTGGGGATGCTGAAGGTCCGTCCAAGACTACGTGTGGTCAACAATCAACCGTACGCGGGAACCGACGACGGTTTCACAACAGCATTGCGTCGACAGTTTTGCGAAAGCGAATATTTTGGAATAGAGATTGAAATCTCAAACCGCTTTTTTAAGCGTGATCCGATCCAGCAGCACTCTATCGTGGCTTCTTTGCTGGACCAGATTCCGTCGGATGGACGATAG